A genomic window from Micromonospora sp. WMMA1947 includes:
- a CDS encoding DUF2267 domain-containing protein: MAEQLLSAFESSLDKTNVILKEIESAYGWPKERRNQSYAALRTVLHLLRDRLPVQESAEFAQQLPVLVRGIYFDGWQPENVPIKLNRDDFLYEVRQGFPYDVEGGAQRVVQVVLDTLRRHVTQGEWEDVKATMPGDLRQMIP; this comes from the coding sequence ATGGCCGAACAGCTGTTGTCCGCGTTCGAGTCCTCGCTGGACAAGACGAACGTGATCCTGAAGGAGATCGAGTCCGCGTACGGCTGGCCGAAGGAACGGCGCAACCAGTCCTACGCCGCGTTGCGTACCGTCCTGCACCTGCTGCGGGACCGGCTGCCGGTGCAGGAGAGCGCCGAGTTCGCCCAGCAGTTGCCGGTGCTGGTGCGCGGGATCTACTTCGACGGCTGGCAGCCGGAGAACGTGCCGATCAAGCTCAACCGCGACGACTTCCTGTACGAGGTGCGCCAGGGCTTCCCGTACGACGTGGAGGGAGGCGCGCAGCGGGTGGTGCAGGTCGTGCTGGACACGCTGCGCCGGCACGTCACCCAGGGCGAGTGGGAGGACGTGAAGGCCACCATGCCGGGTGACCTGCGTCAGATGATTCCCTGA
- a CDS encoding PIG-L deacetylase family protein codes for MTQPEPLTPLTEDWQRTLAVVAHPDDLEFGAAAAVARWTGQGKEVVYCLLTSGEAGIDGMTPERARVVREEEQRASAAVVGVSRVEFLGLPDGLLEYGVPLRRAIAAVVRRHRPDVVLTNNFRETWDGAYALNQADHIACGRATLDAVRDAGNRWIFPEQLTDGTQPWSRVREVWAAGSPVARHGVDVTDTFDRGVASLRAHGAYLSGLGDGSFDAEEFLEGMARPAGSRLGARFGATFEVFPINLQ; via the coding sequence GTGACGCAGCCGGAGCCGCTCACCCCGCTGACCGAGGACTGGCAGCGGACGCTCGCCGTGGTGGCCCACCCCGACGACCTGGAGTTCGGCGCCGCCGCCGCGGTGGCCCGGTGGACCGGGCAGGGCAAGGAGGTCGTGTACTGCCTGCTCACCAGCGGCGAGGCGGGCATCGACGGGATGACGCCGGAGCGCGCCCGCGTGGTGCGCGAAGAGGAGCAACGCGCCTCCGCCGCCGTGGTCGGGGTGTCGCGGGTCGAGTTCCTCGGCCTGCCCGACGGGCTGCTGGAGTACGGCGTGCCGCTGCGCCGCGCGATCGCCGCTGTGGTGCGCCGGCACCGGCCGGACGTGGTGCTGACGAACAACTTCCGGGAGACCTGGGACGGGGCGTACGCGCTGAACCAGGCCGACCACATCGCCTGCGGCCGGGCCACGCTGGACGCGGTCCGCGACGCCGGCAACCGGTGGATCTTCCCGGAGCAGCTCACCGACGGCACGCAGCCGTGGTCGCGGGTCCGCGAGGTGTGGGCGGCCGGGTCGCCGGTGGCCCGGCACGGGGTGGACGTGACGGACACGTTCGACAGGGGCGTCGCGTCGCTGCGGGCGCACGGGGCGTACCTGAGCGGCCTGGGCGACGGCAGCTTCGACGCCGAGGAGTTCCTGGAGGGCATGGCCCGGCCGGCGGGCAGCCGGCTCGGCGCGCGGTTCGGCGCCACGTTCGAGGTCTTCCCGATCAACCTTCAGTAG
- a CDS encoding cupin domain-containing protein: MSTTHVDPPGGHGRPAVPLSATEALARCVAVEPAKFAADHWGRSPLLSRAAELPNPDGFTDLLSPADADDLLSRRGLRTPFLRVAKDGQLVPAARYTGGGGAGAEIGDQVLDEKVLALYADGATLVLQGLHRTWPAVVDFARDLGTALAQPLQVNAYLTPAGSQGFATHYDTHDVFVLQVDGRKHWRIHPPVLTDPLERQPWGGRADEVSATAEGRPELDVVLEPGDALYLPRGWLHSAQAQESSSLHLTVGIRALTRYAVVEELLALAAEDARLRASLPFGLDLADPDAIEPELTETVEALRDWLLRADPAAVAGRLRARVWPAARPAPIRPLAQAQALARLSADSEVAVRGGLRWQLTPAADGRVTLRVPDRTLTLPGTCEAALRALLTGEVTRVGDLPGLDDDADRLTLTRRLLKEAVLTPA, from the coding sequence ATGAGCACCACGCACGTCGACCCGCCGGGTGGCCACGGCCGCCCGGCGGTTCCGCTCTCCGCCACCGAGGCGCTGGCCCGGTGCGTGGCAGTGGAGCCGGCCAAGTTCGCCGCCGACCACTGGGGGCGCAGCCCGCTGCTGTCCCGCGCCGCCGAACTACCCAACCCGGACGGCTTCACCGACCTGCTCAGCCCGGCCGACGCCGACGACCTGCTCAGCCGCCGCGGCCTGCGTACCCCGTTCCTGCGGGTCGCGAAGGACGGCCAGCTGGTGCCGGCGGCGCGCTACACCGGCGGTGGTGGCGCGGGCGCCGAGATCGGCGACCAGGTTCTCGACGAGAAGGTGCTGGCGCTCTACGCCGACGGTGCGACGCTGGTGTTGCAGGGTCTGCACCGCACCTGGCCGGCGGTCGTCGACTTCGCCCGCGACCTGGGCACCGCGCTGGCCCAGCCGCTTCAGGTGAACGCCTACCTGACCCCGGCCGGCAGCCAGGGGTTCGCCACCCACTACGACACCCACGACGTGTTCGTGCTCCAGGTGGACGGACGCAAGCACTGGCGGATCCACCCACCGGTGCTGACCGACCCGCTGGAGCGCCAGCCCTGGGGCGGCCGGGCCGACGAGGTCTCCGCGACCGCCGAGGGCCGCCCCGAACTGGACGTGGTGCTGGAACCGGGCGACGCGCTCTACCTGCCGCGCGGCTGGCTGCACAGCGCCCAGGCGCAGGAGTCCAGCTCGCTGCACCTGACAGTGGGCATCCGGGCGCTGACCCGGTACGCCGTGGTCGAGGAGCTGCTCGCGCTCGCCGCCGAGGACGCGCGGCTGCGCGCGAGCCTGCCGTTCGGGCTCGACCTGGCCGACCCGGACGCGATCGAACCGGAGCTGACCGAGACCGTCGAGGCGCTGCGCGACTGGCTGCTGCGCGCCGACCCGGCGGCGGTGGCCGGCCGGCTGCGTGCCCGGGTGTGGCCGGCCGCCCGCCCGGCACCGATCCGGCCACTGGCCCAGGCGCAGGCGCTGGCCCGGCTGAGCGCGGACAGCGAGGTCGCGGTGCGCGGCGGCCTGCGCTGGCAGCTCACCCCGGCCGCCGACGGACGGGTCACGCTGCGCGTGCCGGACCGGACGCTCACGCTGCCCGGCACCTGCGAGGCCGCGCTGCGCGCGCTGCTCACCGGCGAAGTGACGAGGGTCGGCGACCTGCCCGGCCTGGACGACGACGCCGACCGCCTGACCCTGACCCGCCGCCTGCTGAAGGAGGCCGTCCTGACCCCCGCCTGA
- a CDS encoding DUF72 domain-containing protein produces the protein MFLVGTSGWQYRDWRERFYPAGLPQRRWLEHFAARFATVEVNNAFYRLPERDTFVAWRERTPGDFCVAVKMSRYLTHIKRLRDPAEPVARFLDRASGLGDRLGPVLVQLPPTLRADPDALAGVLRRFPADVRVAVEPRHQSWWTDDTRRVLERHRAALVWADRLSRPITPLWRTTDFGYLRLHEGRARPWPRYGRAALAGWVRRLAGEFGDGDPAYVYFNNDPGGAAIVDAVAFAGLARRAGLPVSRTPAARPAEGAGRAGPVPDQGII, from the coding sequence ATGTTCCTGGTCGGCACGTCGGGCTGGCAGTACCGGGACTGGCGGGAACGGTTCTACCCGGCCGGGCTGCCGCAGCGGCGCTGGCTGGAGCACTTCGCCGCGCGGTTCGCCACGGTCGAGGTGAACAACGCGTTCTACCGGCTGCCGGAGCGGGACACGTTCGTCGCGTGGCGGGAGCGTACGCCCGGCGACTTCTGCGTGGCGGTGAAGATGAGCCGCTACCTGACGCACATCAAGCGGCTGCGCGACCCGGCCGAGCCGGTGGCTCGGTTCCTGGACCGCGCGTCCGGGCTCGGCGACCGGCTCGGGCCGGTACTGGTGCAGCTCCCGCCGACGCTGCGGGCCGACCCGGACGCGCTGGCCGGCGTGCTGCGCCGGTTCCCCGCCGACGTGCGGGTGGCCGTCGAGCCGCGACATCAGTCGTGGTGGACCGACGACACGAGGCGGGTGCTGGAGCGGCACCGGGCGGCGCTGGTCTGGGCGGACCGCCTCAGCCGGCCGATCACCCCGCTGTGGCGCACCACCGACTTCGGGTACCTGCGGCTGCACGAGGGGCGGGCCCGGCCGTGGCCGCGCTACGGGCGGGCCGCGCTGGCCGGCTGGGTGCGCCGGCTGGCCGGGGAGTTCGGTGACGGCGACCCGGCGTACGTCTACTTCAACAACGACCCGGGCGGCGCGGCGATCGTCGACGCGGTCGCGTTCGCCGGGCTGGCCCGGCGGGCCGGGCTGCCGGTGTCCCGGACGCCGGCGGCCCGCCCCGCCGAGGGGGCGGGACGGGCCGGTCCGGTGCCGGATCAGGGAATCATCTGA